The Bradyrhizobium sp. CCGB01 genome segment AGTTCGTAAGCGAAGGCAGTCAACGACCACGACGGCTCGTATCGTCCCGGGGGGTCGGGTCTACAGGGAACAACACGAGGTTATGCAATGAGTGACATTGGCGAGCGGGTTAAGAAGATCGTGGTCGAACACCTTGGTGTTGAACCCGAGAAGGTTGTCGACGCTGCGAGCTTCATCGATGACCTCGGCGCCGACAGTCTGGACACCGTCGAGTTGGTGATGGCGTTCGAAGAAGAATTCGGTTGCGAGATTCCGGATGACGCCGCGGAGACGATTCTCACCGTCGGCGACGCCACGAAGTTTCTCGAGAAGAACGCGAAGAGCTAAGGCTCTTCATTTTCGCGGGGACAACATTGAAACCGGACGGGCCGCTTCCCAGCGGTCAGCCGGTTTCTTGTTATTGGCCGTGAATCTTTCGATGCGGAGTTTTCAGATATGAGGCGAGTTGTCGTCACGGGTCTCGGCATGGTGTCGCCACTCGGCTGCGGCGTCGAGCCGACCTGGAAACGCATCCTCAACGGCGAAAGCGGTGCGCGCCCGATCGAGAGCTTCGATGTCTCCGATCTGCAGACCAAATACGCCTGCAACGTCGTGCGCGGCGACGGCACCAACGACACCTTCAATCCCGACAAATGGATGGAGCCGAAGGACCAGCGCAAGGTCGACGACTTCATCATCTTCGGCATGGCCGCAGCCGGCCAGGCGCTCGACGATGCCAACTGGCATCCCGAGACCGAAGAGGACAAATGCGCGACCGGCACCATGATCGGTTCCGGCATCGGCGGCCTCACCGGCATTGCCGACACCGCAATCCTTCTGAAGGAGCGCGGACCGCGCCGGGTCTCGCCATTCTTCATCCCGGGCCGTCTGATCAATCTGGCCTCCGGCTACGTCTCGATCGCGCACGGATTGAAGGGGCCGAACCATTCGGTGGTCACGGCCTGCTCGACCGGCGCGCATGCGGTCGGCGATGCCGCCCGCCTGATCGCCCTGGGCGATGCCGACGTCATGGTCGCCGGTGGCGCCGAGTCGCCGATCAGCCGTATCGGCATTGCCGGCTTCAACGCCGCGCGAGCGCTTTCGACCGGTTTCAACGATACGCCCACGAAGGCATCGCGCCCTTACGACAAGGACCGCGACGGCTTCGTGATGGGCGAGGGCGCCGGCGTCCTCGTTCTGGAAGAGCTCGAGCACGCCAGGCGCCGCGGCGCCAGGATCTATGCCGAGGTGATCGGCTACGGACTTTCGGGTGATGCCTATCACATTACGTCGCCGTCGCCCGATGGCGATGGCGGCTTCCGCAGCATGTCGGCAGCGCTCAAGCGCGCTGGCCTCACGGCATCCGATCTCGACTACATCAACGCGCACGGCACCTCGACACCGCTCGGTGACGAGATCGAGCTCGGTGCGGTCGAGCGCCTGCTCGGCAACGCCGCTTCCAAGGTCGCGATGTCCTCGACCAAATCGTCGACCGGCCATCTCCTTGGCGCCGCCGGCGCGATCGAGGCGATCTTCGCCATTCTCGCGATTCGCGATAATGTCGTGCCGCCGACCATCAATTTGGACAATCCGTCGGTCGAGACTGCAATCGATCTCGTGCCGCACACTGCAAAGAAGCGCGAGGTCAACGTCGCGTTGTCGAATTCTTTCGGTTTTGGCGGTACCAATGCGTCGGTGATCGTCC includes the following:
- a CDS encoding acyl carrier protein; amino-acid sequence: MSDIGERVKKIVVEHLGVEPEKVVDAASFIDDLGADSLDTVELVMAFEEEFGCEIPDDAAETILTVGDATKFLEKNAKS
- the fabF gene encoding beta-ketoacyl-ACP synthase II, whose amino-acid sequence is MRRVVVTGLGMVSPLGCGVEPTWKRILNGESGARPIESFDVSDLQTKYACNVVRGDGTNDTFNPDKWMEPKDQRKVDDFIIFGMAAAGQALDDANWHPETEEDKCATGTMIGSGIGGLTGIADTAILLKERGPRRVSPFFIPGRLINLASGYVSIAHGLKGPNHSVVTACSTGAHAVGDAARLIALGDADVMVAGGAESPISRIGIAGFNAARALSTGFNDTPTKASRPYDKDRDGFVMGEGAGVLVLEELEHARRRGARIYAEVIGYGLSGDAYHITSPSPDGDGGFRSMSAALKRAGLTASDLDYINAHGTSTPLGDEIELGAVERLLGNAASKVAMSSTKSSTGHLLGAAGAIEAIFAILAIRDNVVPPTINLDNPSVETAIDLVPHTAKKREVNVALSNSFGFGGTNASVIVRRLVH